In the genome of Hyphomicrobium sp. ghe19, the window TTCACCGTCGGCGTCTGGTCGAGCCGGTACATGGTTGCGCGCGGCTCGCCGCTGTCGACGGACATGTACGGGCCCTGGCAACAGTGGCGCGACATCGGCCGCGAAAGCGCGGACCCCTACACCAGGGCCCACGTCGTCACGACGGGGAAGCTCAGGATTTCAGCCGACAGCGCCGGCACCTTCGAAGCGCGAACCGACTCGCAAGGCGCGCGGCTTCATTCCTCGTGCAACTACGTCGTCGAAGGCGCGAACATGCGCGGCTTATGGTGGAGCCTCGCCGTGTTCGATGCGCGCGGCAATCTCATCAGCAATGACGCCGACCGCTACGAGTTCACGGCCGACACGATCGCCCCCAATCCGAACGGCTCGTTCGTCGTCACGCTCGGCCGCGACGCGCGACCGGGCAACTGGTTGCC includes:
- a CDS encoding DUF1214 domain-containing protein, coding for MASVELEPAAISPQSRYSVMRTIFAILLRAIGLILTIVLAFTVGVWSSRYMVARGSPLSTDMYGPWQQWRDIGRESADPYTRAHVVTTGKLRISADSAGTFEARTDSQGARLHSSCNYVVEGANMRGLWWSLAVFDARGNLISNDADRYEFTADTIAPNPNGSFVVTLGRDARPGNWLPTSGAGRLVLVLTVLDPATGLSADERAERNKHLPVITREGCS